The proteins below are encoded in one region of Mycobacteriales bacterium:
- a CDS encoding SRPBCC family protein, translating into MTNVTGSILINRPPEAVFDIVADERNEPAYNPALISSQLLTGEPIGVGSRFKAVHSSGRGPLEMNVELTEYDAPRRLASVTHMSWADIEGAVTFQPEGGSTRMTWSWNVQPKGFAKILTPFVGVIGGRQERACWEGLKHYMERGNDHDCDSE; encoded by the coding sequence ATGACCAACGTGACCGGCAGCATCCTGATCAACCGGCCGCCTGAGGCCGTGTTCGACATCGTCGCCGACGAACGCAACGAACCGGCCTACAACCCGGCGCTGATCAGCTCCCAACTGCTGACCGGCGAACCGATCGGAGTGGGCAGCAGATTCAAAGCCGTCCACTCGTCCGGTCGCGGCCCCTTGGAGATGAACGTCGAGCTGACGGAGTACGACGCACCGCGACGGCTCGCATCAGTGACGCACATGTCGTGGGCGGATATCGAGGGAGCAGTGACGTTCCAGCCCGAAGGCGGCAGCACTCGGATGACCTGGTCCTGGAATGTTCAGCCCAAAGGCTTCGCGAAGATCCTGACCCCGTTCGTCGGTGTCATCGGCGGCAGGCAGGAACGTGCTTGTTGGGAAGGGCTCAAGCACTACATGGAACGCGGTAACGACCACGACTGCGACTCAGAGTAG
- a CDS encoding ATP-binding protein, whose translation MAPAPQNPKLPINSTVAMSLAQDATAAVQARRVVRDTLLGWQLPALVDPCVLVVSELVTNAVRHGRPPFGLSVRRRFGNVRIDVNDARPEPVTDLGGSQPDNLAESGRGLCLVRDAADNVGCERVRGDGKNVYASWNVRELSTRAATGAAGHSGREARLGSAPDPT comes from the coding sequence ATGGCCCCCGCGCCGCAGAACCCCAAATTACCGATCAACAGCACGGTGGCGATGTCCCTCGCTCAGGACGCAACGGCGGCGGTGCAAGCTCGTCGGGTCGTCCGTGACACCCTGCTCGGCTGGCAACTGCCCGCCCTCGTTGACCCCTGCGTTCTCGTAGTGAGTGAACTCGTGACGAACGCCGTACGTCACGGACGGCCGCCCTTCGGCCTGTCGGTGCGTCGCCGCTTTGGCAATGTCCGTATCGACGTCAACGATGCTCGCCCGGAACCAGTGACTGACCTCGGCGGCTCCCAGCCGGACAACTTGGCTGAGTCCGGTCGAGGGCTCTGCCTCGTACGCGACGCGGCTGACAACGTCGGTTGCGAACGCGTGCGCGGAGACGGCAAGAACGTGTACGCGTCGTGGAACGTGCGGGAACTGTCAACCCGAGCGGCGACCGGTGCCGCTGGTCACAGTGGGCGGGAGGCGCGGCTCGGGTCGGCTCCGGACCCCACGTGA
- a CDS encoding GAF and ANTAR domain-containing protein → MFVALADTLVADYDVVELLDQLVEACVSLLDVTAAGLLLDDQKGSIALVASSSEETRLLEIFQLQTNQGPCLDCVRTGTVVISADLEADRARWPMFVPEALAAGFRSVTAVPMRLRAETIGGLNMFSDTATVLAGDDRELAQALADVATIGILQQRAAHRTSVLAEQLQHALNSRVVIEQAKGVIAERDQVSMDVAFATLRKHARDHNLKLGDVAFAVVRSSTDRGAIPPPPS, encoded by the coding sequence ATGTTCGTCGCGCTCGCCGACACCCTTGTTGCTGACTACGACGTCGTCGAACTGCTCGATCAGCTCGTCGAGGCATGCGTAAGCCTGCTCGACGTCACCGCGGCGGGGCTGTTGCTCGACGACCAGAAGGGCAGCATCGCGCTGGTGGCTTCTTCCAGTGAGGAGACGAGGCTGCTCGAGATCTTCCAGCTGCAGACCAACCAAGGCCCCTGCCTGGACTGCGTGCGCACCGGGACCGTCGTGATCAGTGCTGACCTCGAGGCCGACCGCGCCCGGTGGCCGATGTTCGTCCCCGAAGCCCTCGCAGCGGGTTTTCGTTCCGTGACCGCGGTCCCGATGCGCCTTCGAGCCGAGACGATCGGTGGCCTGAACATGTTCAGCGACACCGCTACTGTCCTTGCCGGTGACGATCGTGAGCTGGCGCAGGCGCTCGCGGACGTAGCCACCATCGGCATCCTGCAGCAACGGGCAGCGCACCGGACGTCTGTCCTCGCCGAGCAGCTGCAGCACGCGCTCAACAGTCGGGTCGTGATCGAGCAGGCCAAGGGTGTGATCGCCGAACGCGACCAGGTCAGCATGGACGTTGCGTTCGCCACCTTGCGCAAGCACGCCCGTGATCACAACCTCAAACTCGGCGACGTCGCCTTCGCCGTCGTCCGATCCAGCACCGACCGGGGAGCCATCCCGCCGCCACCGTCGTAG
- a CDS encoding DMT family transporter, translated as MVSTAIAVVAAIAAAAMFGVSSVLMFRAANTTGKDRRPGGSLRSVLAVRRSPLWLAGAGLQAASFGVQAVALAFGPLALVQPVAATDLLFALPLLARTQARRLQRREWSAALLVTAGVGVFLGVSPPRAGTPTADPHEWSVTVLAVAAVCATALVASRRASRVARTTLLALAGAACFGLVDALSKNFVGHLRHAGVVTTMTSWDPYALAVAGAAGLVLSQLTFQSGALQISLPVIDTLEPTSAVLIGTVVLHEALAASPVQLSVQLAGALVAVVGIVALDRASISGASLGPVASTASTAQGIGARRAADDAS; from the coding sequence GTGGTGTCCACCGCCATCGCGGTGGTCGCCGCCATCGCCGCAGCGGCGATGTTCGGCGTGTCTTCCGTGCTGATGTTCCGGGCCGCGAACACGACCGGCAAGGACCGTCGTCCTGGCGGGTCTCTGCGATCGGTGCTGGCTGTACGGCGGTCACCGCTGTGGTTGGCCGGGGCCGGGCTGCAAGCGGCGTCGTTCGGGGTGCAGGCAGTTGCGCTGGCGTTTGGGCCACTCGCGCTGGTCCAGCCGGTCGCGGCCACAGATCTGCTGTTCGCGCTCCCGTTGTTGGCTCGGACGCAGGCGCGTCGGTTGCAGCGGCGGGAGTGGAGCGCCGCGCTGCTGGTAACGGCGGGCGTCGGGGTGTTTCTCGGCGTCTCGCCTCCCCGCGCCGGCACGCCCACAGCAGATCCTCATGAGTGGTCGGTGACCGTGCTCGCAGTCGCGGCGGTCTGCGCCACCGCGCTTGTCGCCAGCCGACGCGCGTCACGAGTCGCCCGGACAACGCTGCTGGCCCTCGCCGGCGCAGCCTGCTTCGGGCTGGTCGACGCGCTCAGCAAGAACTTTGTCGGCCATCTGAGGCATGCCGGCGTCGTGACCACGATGACGTCATGGGATCCCTACGCACTGGCCGTCGCCGGGGCGGCTGGGCTCGTCCTGTCCCAATTAACCTTCCAGTCCGGGGCACTACAGATCAGCCTGCCGGTCATCGACACGCTCGAGCCGACGTCGGCAGTGCTCATCGGCACCGTCGTGCTCCATGAGGCGCTCGCCGCCTCCCCCGTACAGCTGTCGGTGCAGTTGGCCGGCGCTCTTGTCGCCGTCGTGGGCATCGTCGCGCTGGATCGTGCCTCCATCTCGGGTGCGTCCTTGGGGCCTGTCGCCTCTACCGCATCGACAGCGCAAGGAATCGGTGCTCGAAGAGCGGCAGACGACGCGTCGTGA
- the mgtA gene encoding magnesium-translocating P-type ATPase, translated as MGAPTLTRADATDVVSTLDVTAAAALSADEVLRRLGTSTAGLYDAEVASRRLVYGLNAVRADRARLLPVLWRQLRSPLLLLLAVAAVASYFVGERNDAVIIGVILVASVGLGLVNEYRAEKAAEALHSQIRHRCVAQRDRHSTSVDITELVPGDVVDLQLGEVVPADLRLLTVAGLECDESVLTGESMPSDKVLAPVPAGAALAELSCCALMGTVVHAGSGRGVVVATGGRAEFGRIALGLAERAPETEFQAGLRHFSMLLVQVAGALTTSIFIINVLLHRPILDALLFSLAIAVGITPQLLPAVVSASLAAGSRQLARRKVLVKRLVCIEDLGDIDVLFTDKTGTLTEGRISFMRSLGNDGAPSPEPLLFGLLCTEGDVDGGRPVGGNPLDAALWDSPAGQAQLATVAGYRRLGILPFDHDRRMVSVLVDDDRDGRLLIAKGAPEGILARCTDVPDAARAALDAEFDAGSRVVAVATRAVDDLDRICPDDEHDLRLRGFLVFLDAPKASAGGALRRLAELGVTVKVVTGDNAKVAAKVCHDLGLPAGPAVTGADLAATDDDQLPALVAGTAIFARVSPEDKARIVRAQRRTGLDVAFLGDGVNDAVALHAADVGISVESATDVAQDAADIILLEKDLDVLANGVIEGRRIFANTIKYVLMGTSSNFGNMFSAAGASALLKFLPMLPAQILLNNLLYDTSQLAIPTDHVDDEQLVRPSRWDIAFIRRFMLFFGPISSIFDFATFGVMLWIFHAGPALFRTGWFVESLATQTLVIFAIRTRRIPFFRSRPSLPLLLAALGVVAVGAALPVSPFAHALGFTPLPVGFFLTLIVMVASYLVLIELGKRWFFRVAPTVPDTRHRRAGYRVLRRARRFSSAAG; from the coding sequence ATGGGAGCGCCTACCCTAACCCGCGCTGACGCCACCGACGTGGTCTCGACGCTCGACGTCACGGCGGCAGCAGCGCTGTCCGCCGACGAGGTGCTGCGCCGGCTCGGCACGAGCACGGCCGGTTTGTACGACGCGGAGGTCGCGTCACGGCGCTTGGTGTACGGCCTGAACGCAGTGCGTGCCGATCGGGCTCGGCTGCTCCCGGTGTTGTGGCGTCAGCTGCGTTCGCCTCTGCTGTTGTTGCTGGCGGTGGCGGCTGTGGCGTCGTACTTCGTCGGGGAGCGCAACGACGCGGTCATCATCGGCGTCATCCTCGTCGCCTCCGTGGGGCTCGGCTTGGTCAACGAGTACCGCGCAGAGAAGGCCGCCGAGGCGCTGCACTCGCAGATCCGGCACCGCTGCGTCGCGCAACGCGACCGTCACTCGACCTCGGTGGACATCACCGAGCTCGTGCCCGGCGACGTCGTCGATCTGCAGCTCGGTGAAGTCGTGCCTGCCGACCTGCGGCTGCTCACCGTGGCCGGGCTGGAATGCGACGAGTCGGTGCTCACCGGGGAGTCCATGCCCTCGGACAAGGTCCTCGCACCGGTGCCGGCAGGCGCGGCGCTGGCCGAGCTGAGCTGCTGTGCGCTGATGGGCACCGTCGTGCACGCCGGGTCCGGACGTGGGGTGGTCGTCGCGACCGGCGGCCGGGCCGAGTTCGGCCGGATCGCGCTGGGCCTGGCCGAGCGTGCGCCGGAGACCGAGTTTCAAGCCGGGCTTCGGCACTTCTCGATGCTGCTGGTGCAGGTCGCCGGCGCACTCACCACCTCGATCTTCATCATCAACGTGCTGCTGCACCGGCCGATCCTCGACGCGCTGCTGTTCTCCCTCGCCATCGCCGTCGGCATTACCCCGCAGCTGCTGCCCGCGGTGGTCTCGGCCAGTCTGGCCGCCGGATCCCGCCAGTTGGCCCGCCGCAAGGTGCTGGTCAAACGACTGGTCTGCATCGAGGACCTCGGCGACATCGACGTGCTGTTCACCGACAAGACCGGCACCTTGACCGAGGGTCGGATCAGCTTCATGCGCTCGCTCGGGAACGACGGGGCACCTAGCCCCGAACCGCTGCTGTTCGGGCTGCTGTGCACCGAGGGGGACGTCGACGGCGGCCGGCCCGTCGGTGGTAACCCTCTCGACGCCGCATTGTGGGACTCCCCCGCCGGCCAGGCGCAACTCGCCACCGTCGCCGGTTACCGCCGGCTGGGCATCCTGCCGTTCGACCATGACCGACGGATGGTGTCCGTTCTCGTCGACGACGACCGTGACGGCCGCCTGCTCATCGCCAAAGGCGCACCCGAAGGAATCCTCGCCCGATGCACCGACGTACCAGACGCCGCTCGGGCAGCCCTCGACGCCGAGTTCGACGCGGGTAGTCGCGTCGTCGCCGTCGCAACCCGCGCCGTCGATGACCTTGACCGCATCTGCCCCGACGACGAGCACGACCTTCGCCTGCGCGGTTTCCTCGTGTTCCTCGACGCACCGAAGGCCAGCGCCGGCGGCGCATTACGGCGCCTCGCCGAGCTCGGCGTGACCGTCAAGGTCGTCACCGGCGACAACGCCAAGGTCGCCGCCAAGGTCTGCCATGACCTCGGCCTGCCCGCCGGCCCCGCGGTCACCGGCGCCGACCTCGCCGCAACCGACGACGACCAGCTCCCGGCCCTCGTAGCCGGGACCGCGATCTTCGCCCGGGTCAGCCCCGAGGACAAAGCACGGATCGTGCGCGCCCAGCGGCGTACCGGCCTCGACGTGGCCTTTCTCGGCGACGGCGTCAACGACGCCGTCGCACTGCACGCCGCCGACGTCGGTATCTCCGTCGAGTCCGCTACCGACGTCGCCCAGGACGCCGCGGACATCATCCTGCTGGAAAAGGACCTCGACGTCCTCGCCAACGGGGTGATCGAAGGCCGACGGATCTTCGCCAACACCATCAAGTACGTACTGATGGGCACGTCGAGCAACTTCGGCAACATGTTCAGCGCCGCCGGCGCCTCCGCGCTCCTGAAGTTCCTGCCGATGCTGCCCGCGCAGATCCTGCTCAACAACCTCCTCTACGACACCAGCCAGCTCGCCATCCCTACCGACCACGTGGATGACGAGCAGCTCGTCCGCCCGTCTCGCTGGGACATCGCCTTCATCCGCCGGTTCATGCTCTTCTTCGGTCCGATCAGCTCGATCTTCGACTTCGCCACCTTCGGGGTCATGCTCTGGATCTTCCACGCCGGACCGGCGCTGTTCCGCACCGGCTGGTTCGTCGAATCCCTGGCCACCCAGACCCTGGTCATCTTCGCGATCCGCACCAGGCGCATCCCGTTCTTCCGCAGCCGACCCAGCCTTCCGCTGCTCCTGGCAGCGCTCGGTGTCGTCGCCGTCGGGGCAGCGCTGCCCGTCTCACCGTTCGCCCACGCGCTCGGTTTCACGCCGTTGCCGGTGGGGTTCTTCCTCACCCTCATCGTCATGGTGGCCTCCTACCTGGTGCTGATCGAGCTCGGCAAACGGTGGTTCTTCCGCGTCGCTCCAACCGTCCCCGACACCCGTCATCGCCGCGCCGGCTACCGAGTCCTGCGCCGCGCGCGGCGGTTCTCCTCCGCCGCCGGGTGA
- the pstS gene encoding phosphate ABC transporter substrate-binding protein PstS, translating to MTRHSDTWKEIQGRFSSATAPTTTTGGSSTSSRSTNACDGDVTGRSPPVNRRAGGQSRRLPTVRLVKTSRGIEGSSLRRWGGLAGVALAGAVAVTACGSNNNTGNGGTVAATGSASGSCSAAQLTGGGSSFQAPMEQAWSASFLSNCPQVHVNYNSVGSGAGIQQFGQGTVDFAGSDVTMKPDEQRTADNRCGGAPAIHLPVTAGGVAVAYNLPDVKNLRLTAATVAGIFQGTITRWNDPVLAADNPGATLPNIPIVVFHRSDGSGTTAVFSAYLKAAAASSWKLGSDKTLNWPVGQGAKGNEGVSAGVNQTKGGITYTEQAFAEQHKLTTALIKNAGGSFVPLTSANVSRALETAQLSGTGNDLKATIDYKPAAADAYPISTVSYVIVCSHYPSSFGADKVAALKSYLDYAVGAGQQTAAQLGFAPLPPAMATKDRAAIAAVNAS from the coding sequence GTGACCCGCCACAGCGACACCTGGAAAGAGATCCAGGGCAGGTTCTCGTCGGCAACTGCGCCGACGACGACAACGGGTGGTTCGTCGACGAGCAGCCGCTCAACGAACGCGTGCGACGGAGATGTCACAGGACGTTCACCGCCCGTTAACCGCCGCGCTGGAGGCCAGTCACGTCGACTGCCTACCGTCCGACTCGTGAAGACATCTCGAGGAATAGAGGGCTCGTCGCTGCGGCGATGGGGTGGACTGGCCGGGGTGGCCCTGGCCGGGGCCGTGGCCGTGACGGCCTGTGGCAGCAACAACAACACGGGCAACGGCGGCACCGTGGCGGCGACGGGAAGCGCCAGTGGCAGCTGCTCGGCCGCGCAGCTGACGGGCGGCGGGTCGAGCTTCCAAGCGCCGATGGAGCAGGCCTGGTCGGCGTCCTTCCTGTCGAATTGCCCGCAGGTGCACGTCAACTACAACAGCGTCGGATCCGGCGCGGGTATCCAGCAGTTCGGTCAGGGCACCGTTGACTTCGCCGGTTCCGACGTGACGATGAAGCCCGACGAGCAACGGACGGCGGACAACCGGTGTGGCGGCGCACCCGCGATCCACCTGCCGGTGACGGCGGGCGGCGTCGCGGTCGCCTACAACCTGCCGGACGTGAAGAACCTGCGTCTCACCGCCGCCACCGTGGCGGGAATCTTCCAGGGCACGATCACCCGCTGGAACGACCCGGTGCTCGCTGCCGACAACCCGGGTGCGACTCTGCCGAACATTCCGATCGTGGTGTTCCACCGTTCGGACGGGTCCGGCACGACCGCGGTGTTCTCGGCGTACCTGAAGGCGGCCGCGGCGAGCTCGTGGAAGCTGGGGTCGGACAAGACGCTGAACTGGCCGGTCGGCCAGGGCGCCAAGGGCAACGAGGGCGTGTCGGCCGGAGTCAACCAGACCAAGGGCGGCATCACCTACACCGAGCAGGCCTTCGCCGAGCAGCACAAGCTGACCACCGCGCTGATCAAGAACGCCGGGGGCTCCTTCGTGCCGCTCACGTCGGCGAACGTCAGCAGGGCGCTCGAAACGGCGCAGCTCAGCGGCACCGGCAATGACCTCAAGGCGACGATCGACTACAAGCCGGCCGCGGCCGACGCCTACCCCATCTCGACGGTCAGCTACGTCATCGTCTGCAGCCACTACCCGAGCAGTTTCGGCGCGGACAAGGTGGCGGCGCTGAAGAGCTACCTGGACTACGCGGTCGGCGCAGGCCAGCAGACCGCCGCCCAATTGGGCTTCGCACCGTTGCCGCCCGCGATGGCGACCAAGGACCGAGCGGCAATCGCCGCCGTCAACGCCTCCTGA
- the pstC gene encoding phosphate ABC transporter permease subunit PstC — MTAEPISPTSGALRHRGGWWSGDRAFRTTTLACGGLVLAVLAAIALFLVVQALPAFRADSTSFWTTRTWQPDATPAVFGIAAVAFGSLLSSAIALLLAFPVAVGVALFITEMAPRRVANLLGYLTDALAAVPSVVFGLWGLYWLVPRLTPLQQWLADHLGFIPLFSAPQGVPSPSRSIFAVSIVLAIMILPIIAAMSRETIRQVDPQIKEAALGLGATRWEVVRTAVLPVSRAGLFGAVILGLGRALGETIAVALVLGISFDVNAHLLVPGKNTIAANIATQFGEAGSTGRAALIASGLVLFAMTMVVSLLARWMLGREARRRGASR, encoded by the coding sequence ATGACGGCCGAACCGATCAGCCCGACGTCCGGGGCCCTGCGCCACCGTGGCGGCTGGTGGTCGGGCGACCGGGCCTTCCGCACCACCACGTTGGCGTGCGGTGGCCTGGTGCTGGCGGTTCTCGCGGCCATCGCGCTCTTCCTGGTCGTGCAGGCCCTGCCGGCGTTCCGCGCTGACAGCACCAGCTTCTGGACGACCCGCACCTGGCAACCCGATGCCACTCCGGCCGTCTTCGGCATCGCGGCGGTGGCATTCGGCTCCCTCCTGTCGAGCGCCATCGCGCTGCTGCTGGCGTTTCCGGTCGCGGTCGGGGTTGCGCTGTTCATCACCGAGATGGCGCCGCGGCGCGTCGCCAACCTGCTCGGTTACCTGACCGACGCCTTGGCCGCGGTGCCTTCGGTGGTGTTCGGCCTGTGGGGGCTGTACTGGTTGGTGCCACGCCTCACTCCGCTGCAGCAGTGGCTGGCCGACCATCTCGGCTTCATCCCGCTGTTCTCCGCCCCACAAGGTGTGCCGTCACCGAGCCGGTCGATCTTCGCCGTCTCCATCGTGCTGGCCATCATGATCTTGCCGATCATCGCGGCGATGAGCCGGGAGACGATCCGGCAGGTGGATCCGCAGATCAAGGAGGCGGCGCTGGGTCTGGGTGCCACCCGCTGGGAGGTGGTGCGCACTGCGGTGCTGCCCGTGAGCCGCGCCGGCCTGTTCGGCGCGGTCATCCTCGGCCTGGGCCGTGCCCTGGGCGAGACGATCGCGGTCGCGCTGGTGCTGGGCATCAGCTTCGACGTCAACGCCCACCTGCTCGTGCCGGGCAAGAACACCATCGCGGCCAACATCGCCACCCAGTTCGGCGAGGCCGGCAGCACCGGCCGGGCGGCGCTGATCGCCAGCGGACTGGTGCTGTTCGCGATGACGATGGTGGTGAGCCTGCTCGCCCGCTGGATGCTCGGCAGGGAAGCGCGCCGCCGAGGGGCGTCGCGATGA
- a CDS encoding GAF and ANTAR domain-containing protein, producing the protein MTDRERWVRLLRDAAGDVASQPQRIAELCVRMLGVSGAGISLVSDTGHRGVICATDDVSRRIEDLQITLGEGPCIDAVRAGGPVLVANLHDRDDVATWRWPTFMAAAADAGVRAVFAFPLRVGAIGLGALDMYRNRPGPLDDSELAAALLGAEAAAVALLGLETSPDGALADGADTGSYQAQVHQATGMVMMQLGVTIEQAFLLLRARAFSTNRSLNDVAAEVVERRLRFSSEDL; encoded by the coding sequence GTGACTGACCGGGAGCGCTGGGTCAGGTTGCTGCGTGACGCCGCCGGGGATGTCGCGTCGCAGCCTCAGCGGATCGCGGAGCTGTGCGTGCGCATGCTGGGCGTGAGCGGCGCCGGGATCTCGTTGGTCAGCGACACCGGCCATCGGGGAGTGATCTGCGCGACCGACGACGTGTCCAGGCGGATCGAGGACTTGCAGATCACGCTCGGCGAGGGTCCGTGCATCGACGCCGTCCGCGCCGGAGGGCCGGTGCTGGTCGCCAACCTGCACGACCGCGACGACGTGGCCACCTGGCGCTGGCCGACGTTCATGGCTGCAGCCGCGGACGCGGGAGTGCGCGCGGTGTTCGCCTTCCCGCTGCGGGTAGGGGCAATCGGCCTGGGCGCCCTGGACATGTACCGCAATCGGCCCGGACCGCTCGACGACAGCGAGCTAGCCGCCGCCCTTCTCGGTGCGGAGGCCGCCGCGGTCGCGCTGCTCGGGCTCGAGACTTCGCCCGACGGCGCGTTGGCCGACGGTGCCGATACCGGCAGCTACCAGGCTCAGGTCCATCAAGCCACCGGGATGGTCATGATGCAGCTCGGAGTGACGATCGAGCAGGCCTTCCTGCTCCTGCGCGCCCGCGCCTTCTCGACCAACCGGTCGCTCAACGACGTGGCGGCCGAGGTCGTCGAACGACGTCTACGCTTCTCCTCGGAGGACCTATGA
- a CDS encoding DUF5994 family protein, translating to MTAVAPDYAVDRLEDDGGRIRPNGDGDLPVGRLVWAPPVEGRRLDGAWWPRSRDAVAELGALVPAVSDYLRGPVTRVSLNIDAWGPDQPRRLRIGDVLVRLGWFHTLDAATVTLGRGTYGRVTLAVIPPDLDPPTGRELLRKLSTATSWPHTAAELSTGAWPPGNTGQDRA from the coding sequence ATGACCGCGGTCGCGCCCGATTACGCCGTCGACCGGCTCGAAGACGACGGAGGGCGGATTCGCCCCAACGGCGATGGGGACCTTCCGGTCGGGCGGCTGGTGTGGGCACCGCCCGTCGAAGGACGGCGACTCGACGGAGCGTGGTGGCCCCGTAGCCGCGATGCGGTCGCCGAACTCGGTGCACTGGTACCCGCCGTCAGCGACTACCTGCGCGGTCCAGTCACGAGGGTCTCACTCAACATCGACGCCTGGGGGCCGGATCAGCCCCGGCGGCTCCGGATCGGCGACGTGCTCGTGCGACTCGGTTGGTTCCACACGCTCGATGCAGCAACCGTCACACTCGGCCGCGGGACCTACGGCCGCGTCACGCTTGCGGTCATTCCACCGGACCTCGACCCTCCCACCGGTCGTGAGCTCTTGCGCAAGCTGTCCACCGCCACCAGTTGGCCGCACACCGCAGCCGAACTGTCCACGGGCGCCTGGCCGCCCGGCAACACCGGCCAGGACCGAGCATGA